The DNA window TGGGTAATAATGGTTTGATTTGGCTATATTGCATCAAATCATCGTCCGGATTCTTGCACGGTGAATTGGACTGTGGAGTCTTGTGGTTTCATACACCTCGAATTATAGCTCCGCTTTTATTAAATTAGGTTTTGCAATAATACTGTGATAATACCCTTTTTAGTTGTGCTACATGAGATTTCTTTAGTtcgttttaaattttgatttgccacgctagttttctttctttttttttttaaacactaGTTTCCTTTAGTAGTGCAGCAGGAACTCATGTGTTCTCCGGTCaaaacaagacaaaaaaaagtaaagtgTACCAgtggtctctaaacttgtgtgcatgtgttattaagttcaaaatgtatttttggataCTCGAACTTGTCTAGGGTGTCATATAAATCCAAACAgactccgacccgctccatccgctgacgtaaCATATCACagtggcgcctacgtgttggtggtgtcatgtgggtcctacatgtcagtatctctcttctttattcttttctctcttttctcatgggcgccaccgtggcacgccacgtcagcggatagagcgggtcggagcccgtttggacctatatgacacccccggacaagaTCGGGgagccaaaaatatattttaagagtttAGTGACCTAGATAACACACGTAAGTTTAAAGACCACCGGTGCACTTCACTCGGACGaaaatttagaaacaaatGTGATATACTACTGTCATCTTGAATTGTTGAGAGAGTAGTACACCCTTCCTCCGAGTCTTACCGGTTAGCGCTATAATTTGGTCTTtcacatattataatattatctagatttttatacattataattatataaatatagatagcGATAGACAGCCTTACTCGTGGAATGGACCGAGCACAGTTTACCGGAAAACATGatttctggaaaaaaaaaaaaagaaagaacgtATCCAAGATAAACGGAGTGCTACAGTATACAGGACACGCTTCCAGCGTCAGCTACAGTAATGCAATGAAGACGACGAGAATTTCCGATATGAAAATGCGACATGTTcggatttatttttgaattcttTAACAAATCCACGGGGACGGGGGACCATCACCGAAggccacgtcgccgccgtcgccggcagccCGGCAACCCGTTCCGTTCTATCTACCCGCCCTCGTTTTCTCCGCCCCCGAACACACGCCGGAGGCCACACCGCCCGCTCGCGACGGGCCTGGGTACTGGGTAGtggggcggcgtcggcgcagaGTCGGAGATGCATCTCAGCGAGAACGAGGGGATCGAGGGCGTGCGGTTCGCGGTGACGGGCGGCCAGGGCTTCGTCGGCTCCGCGCTCTGCCTGGAgctgctccgccgcggcgcccgggAGGTGCGCTCCCTCGACCGCCGCGCGTCCTCCCCCTGGTCCGACCAGCtcctcgacgccggcgcccgccTCGTCCAAGGTCCCCCTCTCGActtccttcctccctccctcctcggcGTGGTTGGTTTTCCTTCACTGCAACTGAACTACACGCAGATGCGGCTGCAGGATTGGTTTTGGGAGTTGGGAGTGCGACGCATTGAAGCGCTAGCACTTCCTGCTACTTGCTAGGGTAGTGAAATAGTTGCAGACCAGTGAGAAAATGGAGTAGATTACTGCGTCCTTACTAACTGGGACATGTTTAGCTCTTGGAGTAGTTAGTAACATTGATAATACCCATCATGTACTGCCTGTATTTACATGGTTAGCTTCTTAACTTCTATGCCCATTGCAATCGTCTCTGCATTTCAGATACACGAACTGATATCCGTTGCAATAATCTCTGCATTTTTCAGATACAcgaattaaattaatatccATTGCAATAGTCTCTGCATTTCTGATACACGATAGCACGAATTGAGTTTATCAAATACCTGGTGGGTGATCCTGTATTTCAGGGGATGTCAGAAAGAAGGAAGATGTGGGGAGAGCTTTGTGCGGTGTGGACTGTGTTTTCCACCTCGCTTCCTATGGCATGTCAGGGAAGGAAATGGTACAGGCTGGGCGAGCAGACGAGGTCAATATAAATGGCACATGCAATGTGCTTGACGCTTGCCACGAGCATGGTGTTAGAAGGCTTGTATATGTAAGCACGTACAATGTGGTGTTTGGAGGGGAGCCAATTGTTAATGGGAATGAGGCGCTGCAATATTTCCCCATCGAAGGCCATGTTGATGCCTATGCACGTAGCAAATCAATAGCTGAGCAGTTGGTGTTGAAGACTAATGGCCGGCACACTAAGTAAGTTGAACCATTTTTTGCTGTGATTCTTATGTCTGCCTCAGTACCACCATATATCTGCCACTAACATACTCTTCATTAACTGCTTTAATAGTGTTGTCGAGTACTTGGGACCTTAAGTTGAACATTGCAATATGCAGGCTGTCTTactgatttgatgtttttacaGGAATGATAAAAGTATTCGTCTCTATACATGTGCAGTACGTCCTGCCGCTATCTATGGTCCAGGTGAAGAGCGGCATCTTCCAAGGATCCTATCCCTTGCGAAGTTGGGATTAGCATTCTTCAAGATTGGGGATCCAAATGTGAAGTCGGATTGGGTCTATGTGGATAATCTTGTTCTTGCATTGATATCGGCAAGCATGGGACTTTTAGATGACCTTCCTGGCA is part of the Oryza brachyantha chromosome 2, ObraRS2, whole genome shotgun sequence genome and encodes:
- the LOC102711133 gene encoding short-chain dehydrogenase/reductase family 42E member 1, with protein sequence MHLSENEGIEGVRFAVTGGQGFVGSALCLELLRRGAREVRSLDRRASSPWSDQLLDAGARLVQGDVRKKEDVGRALCGVDCVFHLASYGMSGKEMVQAGRADEVNINGTCNVLDACHEHGVRRLVYVSTYNVVFGGEPIVNGNEALQYFPIEGHVDAYARSKSIAEQLVLKTNGRHTKNDKSIRLYTCAVRPAAIYGPGEERHLPRILSLAKLGLAFFKIGDPNVKSDWVYVDNLVLALISASMGLLDDLPGRKGTPVAAGQAYFICDGSPVNTFEFLSPLFQSLDYTVPRVTMDTSVALAISRVFVFIYTLLYPWLDSKWIPQPLLLPAEVYKVGVTHYFSYLKAREEIGYVPMVSPREGLSATISYWQERKRKELDGPTIFPWLFVTIGMLAMFCAAFLPPVGPLKWVFDLHLFVFRSMLVIRLVFVAAAAAHVGEAVYAWFLAKKYDPANATGWFWQTFMLGFFSLRFLLKRARE